From Schistocerca americana isolate TAMUIC-IGC-003095 chromosome 11, iqSchAmer2.1, whole genome shotgun sequence, the proteins below share one genomic window:
- the LOC124553340 gene encoding uncharacterized protein LOC124553340, with the protein MDEIDTELLITLVEVRPVLWDKTLDAYRDRIATKNAWREVCVALKQDFDEMEDKDKNAFGIEVIRRWTNLRDSFVKSNIKIQAAKKSGSAAKKMKKYVYSDQLQFLKKLYDARETEDSFQSERTARLEEDIETQGSVENTENVSGPFDTAPTQQTSKSECHTNRKHRKPDAIEMKILRALEEDKPCSKMSFLLSLKPHLEKFDEQDYLQFQMGVLKVIENIYERRNILTAQPPPFTHYTPPMPYNNRFQAYSYSPMENAAPISSYHTHQIRPPPAAPNPTTFLEQPLQTSQGRSSYQRINKVPPPYPSPSTSSHEGPPSTTQFYNVFAESLSPQSDSTVSPATNSLVSTADIDIDFSTS; encoded by the exons atggatgaaattgatactgaacttttgataaccttggtggaagtaagacctgttctgtgggacaaaactctagatgcgtatagagatcgtattgctacaaagaatgcttggcgggaagtttgcgtagcactgaagcaagattttgatgagatggaagacaaagataaaaatgcgtttg gtatagaagtaatacggaggtggaccaatctacgagactcctttgtgaagtcaaacataaaaattcaagctgcgaaaaaaagtggctcagcagcaaagaaaatgaaaaagtatgtatattctgatcagctgcagtttctaaaaaagctgtatgatgctcgagagacggaggacagttttcaatcggaacgcaccgccagactggaagaagatatagaaacgcagggctccgtcgaaaatactgagaatgtttctgggccatttgatacagcacccacacaacaaacatccaaaagcgagtgccatacaaacagaaaacatagaaaacctgatgcaatcgaaatgaaaatattacgagctctggaagaagacaaaccttgcagcaaaatgtcatttttacttagtctgaagcctcatctggaaaaatttgatgaacaggattatcttcagtttcagatgggagtcctcaaagttatagaaaatatatatgaaaggagaaatatattgacagctcaacctcctccatttacccattacacacctcccatgccctataataatagatttcaagcttattcttattcacctatggaaaatgctgctccaatatcctcttaccatacgcatcagattcgtcctcctccagctgcaccaaacccaactacttttctcgaacaaccattacagacttctcaaggtcgcagttcttatcaacgaattaataaagtgccaccaccatacccttcgccttccacaagtagccatgaaggcccaccatcaacaacgcagttctacaacgtttttgcagagagcctgtcgccacaaagtgacagtacagtcagtcctgctacaaactctttggtttcaactgctgatattgatattgacttttctacttcataa